A single genomic interval of Streptomyces graminofaciens harbors:
- a CDS encoding plasmid mobilization protein, whose amino-acid sequence MAKTRITISLEQDQAERIRQHAERAGMDVSAYLVHAATRQMAESDAIEEQFAEVDALIARAERAADGLPAEPAPEPAAELTEQERREVEEALGLVHGRDQQGRRPGHAA is encoded by the coding sequence GTGGCAAAGACGCGCATCACCATCAGCTTGGAGCAGGACCAGGCCGAACGCATCAGGCAGCACGCGGAGCGGGCGGGCATGGACGTCTCGGCCTACCTGGTGCATGCCGCAACGCGCCAGATGGCCGAGAGTGATGCCATAGAGGAACAGTTCGCCGAGGTGGACGCACTCATCGCCCGCGCGGAACGGGCGGCGGACGGACTGCCCGCCGAACCCGCCCCGGAACCGGCCGCGGAACTGACGGAGCAGGAACGCCGTGAGGTCGAGGAAGCCCTGGGCCTCGTCCACGGCCGGGATCAGCAGGGCCGCCGTCCGGGACACGCCGCGTGA